In Shewanella psychrotolerans, the genomic stretch TGCTAAACGACCGCAACTAAGAGACCGACAGTAACGTATCGGTAAGTTGGACATTCACTTTTAAAAATCGCTCAAATTCAGCTTCTCTTAACGCAGGACTGTATAGAAATCCTTGTGCATGATGACATCTTAATTTAGTAAGAAACTGCTCTTGTTCAATCGTTTCGACGCCTTCTGCGGTCAAAGAGATATTTAATGCCGAAGCCATTGCTATGATTGCGCTAACTATCTCTCGACTCTCGTGGCTCACACTCAGGTCGGAAATAAATGATCGATCAATTTTTAATTTTGAAATAGGAAACTGCTTAAGATAACGCATAGAGCTATAACCTGTGCCAAAATCGTCAATGGCTAAACCAACACCCAACTCAGCTAACTCCTTACATAAATTGGTCGCATAAATAATATCTTCCATCAGTTCCGTTTCGGTGATCTCAATGATAAGAGTGCGTGGTTTTATCCGGTAGCGAGTTACCAACTGCCAAACTTGATCATACAAACTTGTATTAAAAAACTGCTGAGCAGCAACGTTAACATGCATGGACAGATTCATATTATGGTGCTGCCACAGGTTTAACTGCCTACATGCGGTCTCCAATACCCATTCGCCAATCGCCCCAATCATTCCCGTTTGCTCGGCAATGTCGATAAAGGCTGCTGGATAAAGCACCCCACGTTTAGGGTGGTGCCAACGAATAAGCGCTTCAGCACCAATATATCGCTGTGTATTAAGATCTCTTAATGGTTGATAATAAAGTTCAAACTCACGATTCTTTAATGCTGATTGTAAATCGCGCTCAATCTGTGCACCTTCTTTAAATGTATTAAGTAAAGCATTGTTAAAAAGCTGAATAGCATCACCTTGCTTGCGTTTAGCGTACTGCACTGCAATATCGGCGCAAGTTAATGCTGAAAACATCTCTTCAAGGGAATCGATCTCAACAATCGATAAGGCAGGCTTTGCGTCAAATGCTTCGCGTCCGATGGTCACGGGAAGTGTCAATTGATGATATAAACGTTTAATAAGGTAATCGAGATGCTTACTGTCTTCTAAACCATCAACAACAACCGCAAATTCGTCACTACCAACACGAGCGACAAGCTCTGCTTGATTAATACTGGCAAAATGACGCAAACGCCGCGCAACCTCAACCAATAAACGATCCCCTTTTTCATGGCCATAGGTGTCATTAAAGCGTTTAAAACCCATCAGATCTATTAACATTAAATGGCCAGTCGTTCGACGTTCAAGAGCCTTATTGAAGAAACTGCGATTATACAAACCAGTAAGCGAACATCGCCACGCTAAGCGCTCGAGCTCATTTTTATGTTCTAGCTCATCAGAGCTATCCTCAGCGGTAATTAATGCGTAATAATTCCCTCTTTGGGTAGTGAAAGGATTCACCGAATAACGCACCCAATAGCTACTGCCATCGGAACGAGTGAGCTTAGTATCACCTTTTGCGATTCTGCCTCGCTTAACATCGGTTAACACCGAATGAGCTTGATCGGGAGACTGTTTGAAAAAATCGAGGCTATAAATTGGGCATCCCAATATTTTCTGTTTCGGGGTACCAGACATTGAATGATAAGCGCTGTTTACATACTCGATGATATCGGTATGTAAATTGACAACCATGCTCACCTGCT encodes the following:
- a CDS encoding putative bifunctional diguanylate cyclase/phosphodiesterase → MVKRKYQHLLESIVNSVEKQEGKFNETATLAINLLSEELVVDYVGVCILSIDANTIEQVAHSGNAIDVIRPKPRFCSQYLTDLKQHRIIDVADVNEDIRVKALFECYFYPKQINSSLDVAIRINGHLEGVLFLESSTPRSWSESELDIVAQVADQLALTLATQRAYETDERLSLFLKAIEHSEQVSMVVNLHTDIIEYVNSAYHSMSGTPKQKILGCPIYSLDFFKQSPDQAHSVLTDVKRGRIAKGDTKLTRSDGSSYWVRYSVNPFTTQRGNYYALITAEDSSDELEHKNELERLAWRCSLTGLYNRSFFNKALERRTTGHLMLIDLMGFKRFNDTYGHEKGDRLLVEVARRLRHFASINQAELVARVGSDEFAVVVDGLEDSKHLDYLIKRLYHQLTLPVTIGREAFDAKPALSIVEIDSLEEMFSALTCADIAVQYAKRKQGDAIQLFNNALLNTFKEGAQIERDLQSALKNREFELYYQPLRDLNTQRYIGAEALIRWHHPKRGVLYPAAFIDIAEQTGMIGAIGEWVLETACRQLNLWQHHNMNLSMHVNVAAQQFFNTSLYDQVWQLVTRYRIKPRTLIIEITETELMEDIIYATNLCKELAELGVGLAIDDFGTGYSSMRYLKQFPISKLKIDRSFISDLSVSHESREIVSAIIAMASALNISLTAEGVETIEQEQFLTKLRCHHAQGFLYSPALREAEFERFLKVNVQLTDTLLSVS